A window from Malania oleifera isolate guangnan ecotype guangnan chromosome 7, ASM2987363v1, whole genome shotgun sequence encodes these proteins:
- the LOC131160136 gene encoding uncharacterized protein LOC131160136, protein MSMLNMSISIPTPPHSISFSGVLTGPNHLFLCSKLSQLSIRSPSIPIKWTTIRMGGGPRTYPGGVSKWQWKRMQRKKAKLLLKARLSRERQIYEMRKRAELRAAALELERPWEPVEKAPTLLSVSADEQLKVLADRFQKPGGFDLWSDRDGPQLFETPAEEPVERFFPKGIVHSIARPYGRISQFHSDGGHELSLPSNVSGASDGRSIVRQRNGYKNSGRLRGGSFSAGTVDVGNLSTSGSNSDAESSDWNDSVELWQVGVSGNVNGTAIGKNTSSQIWKKGGRRRSGSPVSNGLEEFDSGQSGSGTDQSVKISVRHSGRHSRVGQLKRGNGSQELKYSRTEAYDMSLQKDGSYKY, encoded by the coding sequence ATGTCAATGTTAAATATGTCCATCTCAATTCCAACACCTCCTCACTCCATCTCATTCTCCGGGGTTTTAACCGGTCCAAACCATCTTTTCCTCTGCTCAAAGCTCTCTCAGCTATCGATACGCTCTCCCTCCATCCCCATCAAATGGACGACGATTCGCATGGGCGGAGGCCCCAGAACGTACCCAGGCGGAGTATCGAAGTGGCAATGGAAGCGAATGCAGAGAAAGAAAGCGAAGTTGCTCCTTAAGGCTCGGCTCTCCCGTGAGCGCCAGATTTACGAGATGCGCAAACGTGCTGAGCTGCGAGCCGCTGCCTTGGAGCTTGAGAGGCCTTGGGAGCCCGTAGAGAAGGCGCCCACATTGTTATCTGTGAGCGCGGACGAGCAGCTGAAGGTCTTGGCCGATAGGTTTCAGAAGCCGGGCGGCTTCGATCTCTGGTCTGACAGAGACGGGCCGCAGTTGTTTGAGACGCCCGCTGAAGAACCTGTGGAGAGATTTTTCCCTAAGGGGATTGTTCACAGCATTGCGAGGCCCTATGGGCGAATTTCTCAGTTCCATTCGGATGGTGGCCATGAATTGTCATTGCCGAGCAATGTTTCGGGAGCTAGTGATGGCCGCTCAATTGTGAGACAAAGAAACGGTTATAAGAATTCAGGAAGATTGAGGGGTGGTTCATTTAGTGCAGGGACGGTCGACGTTGGGAATTTGTCTACGAGTGGCAGTAATTCAGATGCAGAGAGTTCCGATTGGAATGATTCTGTGGAATTATGGCAGGTGGGTGTATCAGGGAATGTTAATGGAACTGCTATTGGAAAGAATACTAGCAGTCAGATTTGGAAGAAAGGGGGCAGAAGAAGGTCTGGATCGCCAGTTTCTAATGGTTTAGAGGAGTTTGATTCAGGACAGAGCGGTTCTGGCACAGACCAAAGTGTGAAGATTTCCGTGAGGCACAGTGGAAGGCATAGTCGTGTTGGTCAGCTCAAAAGGGGCAATGGTTCACAGGAATTGAAATATTCACGTACTGAAGCCTATGATATGAGTTTGCAAAAAGATGGGAGTTATAAGTATTAA